The DNA region TTACTGCTAAATGTCAAGCACCACCTGGAGTGCCCATCCATTTTCATCTTCGCTGATAATCATCTCATTGTAAGTCACCGCCTTGACATGGCCGTGAATATCATAGCCTCTAAGGTTATCCCCTAACAAACCGGCTTCTAATCGGAAGCCACCACTTTCCTCACGAATGCTTATCTTGCCCACCCCGGCTAAGAGGAAATCCTCGGCATCTATCAAAAAGAGAAGTTCGGACAGGAAGTCAAACAGCAAAGACTCCTTTCTCCTGGCTTTAATGGAAACATTATG from bacterium includes:
- a CDS encoding archease, which gives rise to MNRKKKGYEYLAHTADAKFRAYGQTLEEAFGNAALALFNLFTDPEKVKSRIEHNVSIKARRKESLLFDFLSELLFLIDAEDFLLAGVGKISIREESGGFRLEAGLLGDNLRGYDIHGHVKAVTYNEMIISEDENGWALQVVLDI